NNtccaacaacttgcccaccacggaggtcaggcttaccggtctatagttccctggcttgtctttaccacccttcttaaacagtggcaccacgttagccaacctccagtcttccggcacctcacctatgactatcgatgatacaaatatctctgtaagaagcccagcaatcacttctctagcttcccagagagttctaaggtacacctgattaggtcctggggatttatcctcctttaaccgtttcaagacatccagcacttcctcctctgtaatctggacattttgcaagatgtcaccatctatttccctacagtctatatcttccagatccttttccacattaaatactgatgcaaaatattcattgtttTACAAAGAATAACTTGCCTACATATTATAATCAATGTGGTTTCAAGTCTGTGATCTCGAGATGCTTTTTATTCCTATTGTGATGACTGTTTCCctaaaatgtttgttttgattttaaaatgatgaatATGTGTACGGTACTCTACATGTAATACTTGCTGTGTGCTTCTTTCAGGGAAGATCTGGATAACAGTGATGATAGTATTCAGGCTACTGGTGGTCATTGGTGTTGGCTATCCTCTGTACCAGGATGAACAAACAAAATTCACTTGTGACACCATGCAGCCAGGATGCTCCAATGTATGCTACGATGCTTTCTTtcctgtatcccactgcagatttTGGTTTGTACAGGCCATCGTGCTCTGCTTGCCTGTAGCTTTTTTCATCCTACATGTGGCCCACAGAATGCCAATGCAAAATGCAAAAGCGAGTTCCCTCCAGTGCCTGCAGAATCCGGCTGAAACTTCGTCCATCAGAAAAGAGCCTGTGAGAAGTGCTTCCACGACTAGGAAAAGCCAGGAGTTAAATCTCCATTTGATGGACATCCCCGATGAAGCCAAGGCTGTAAATGAAGACCTCAGAATAAGGCAAAGAACTCTTAATTTCTGCGAGGCATATGTGCTTCAGTTACTTTTGAGGACTTTATTGGAGGCAGGATTTGGTGTTGGCCAATATTATTTGTTTGGATTTTTAGTCCCAAATAGGTTTGTCTGCTCCAGTTATCCATGTGCCAACAGAGTGACCTGTTATCCCTCCCGACCCACTGAGAAGACATTGCTGGTTAATTTTATGTTTGGGGCCACTGCACTCTCCTTTCTCCTGAACTTTGTGGATCTGATTTATGTAATTAAGCAGGCTGTCAAGCAAAATAAGAAGAATAAGTTGCAGATGAAACACTTTTATCAAGCAGAGTCCTATCATGACATCCCAAGTGAACCCCGTGAGCTTCCTGAGCACAGTGTAGTCCAAGAGCATGAAATGCATGTGACAGAAAGGCGAGAGAGTGGGGCAAGTGCAGGCAGTGAAGCAAAATCTTGCAAGTCAGGGCAGGAGGAAGGCACTTGTGTGCACTCAGgggtgctgtcagaggatgtggctCTCTCTAACACCAACAGCAACAACACACATCTCACCGTGCTCATGTCCAGCCCTGCTTCTATGAGAGAACCCCCTGACAGGAAGTTGGCCCTCTTTGAGAAGGTGCAGGGGACCTCTTCTCCTGCCTTCAGCAGCTGCGCAGCCCGCCTGCCAGGTCAGCAAGGCTCCAGATTACGGCAGCACACACTACTGAAACCCACCCAAGCTCCACCGAGCAACAGTCAGCTGATAGATGAGTACAGGCTTGTTCATATGCGGGTCACAGACAGCCAGTCGAATTGCAGCACAGGCAGTAGGAGAAAGAAATCTGAGTGGGTTTAGCAGCAGCAAACCAAAAATAAAATCCTGAGCATGCCTCAAAGAGCAACCACCCTTTGCTGAAATACTTTATGCATTTGAAAAAACCTTAAAAGTACTGTGATCAGTAGTGTGCAGTGTCAGATATAAGAATGGGAATGTTTTAACTTATTTGTTACTAAATGTGTATCAGGCTTGGGAGACAGTAGGTGGCACTGTTTCCCTCCATTTTGAGAAGTGTATCGGACTGCAGTAACAGCCTTTTGATAGAAGTGATTGGTTGAATGGTAACCTGCTAAACACATTCTAATCCAGACATCCTGAATGGTTGTGAAGAGTGGAtttgaataccaatgtaaagccACCATTCTAATTATGATACTCAACATTTTGTATGTCCCATTAGTGAATCTGATAAGTTCAAAGTTTAATATCAAACTCTATCATGCCCAAATAATGGCACTTAGGACCCACAGTTGtgaagcctctctctctctcagagccTATAGAAAAGTCCAAGATGCATCCAACCAAAGGCTGACAACCTGTTCTATGGACAGTGCTATAAGTGTGACAGATGTATCAGAGGCTCTACTTTGGAAGGGAGTGTGAGCAAAGCCATTCTTCTAGAAAGACACCAAAGGCCTTCCTGTGTGACAGACACCCTATGCTTCCAAAGGGACTCTTTAATGGTTAAATTGATGTCATCAATCTTATTATCCCTTTTAATAGTAAGATGAGGGGAACTGGCCATGTAGTTGTACAAGCCACGAGCTCCACAAAGACTTTTTAAGGAGTGTAAAGGATGGAAGTCCGCATCTATCCTGCGAATACGTCCAGACAGGATTCTGTGATAAATGGTAGAAGAAACAATGCTGGTTAAAATCCAAGTACAATCTTCTTCTATTTCCTATTCCAGACCCAGTTTCTGACCACCATACATCAGCAAATCCCAGCATAGGTTTCCATTTACATTTACTAAACATTCCTGCCTTGCAGACGATCCTTATGTTCTTGTTTCTGTCTCACATAGTTTTCCCTTCATTGAGTTCAAGAAACTCAGAAGCTGACCTTTCTTGTGAATTTGGGACAATCCTGTCCTAAGTTTGTTGGTCACTTTGTTAGGTATGGTTTTCTTTCCCTGTCATGAGTTACAACAGAATCAGTTGCTGGTGACCAACCTTTTCTGTATTGTCTATTTTTCAATTGTGACTTTTCAGTGCTGACTGTGGGAATTATACTATGTGAGGTACTAGACTTTTAACAAGTGATTCACtagtcacattgactgactgaactTCATGACTGTGCACTGAGGTCTGTCCCACATCTTGCTGGTCCTCACCTTCTGAGCCATTTTCCTATTGTCTTGTTTGGATctttctgtctgacctgctggtaCTAGTCTTCATGCACATCAGAAATGGTGATCTGATCCAGATATCACAGTAGCCAAAACTCATTGGCTCTCCTCACTTAAGTTGGTACAGCTCCCTAATTTGCAGTCCTAAGGTGTGGCCCTAGTGTGTACAACCAGTTATTTGGAATCATAAGTGAGAGATGGAGAACTGTGGGATGTTGGTCTTCCCTTGCACTTACTTGACGTGAGTGTGTGACTTGGCAGAAGAATCGAGGGAACAAGTTCTCACAAACACTCCCACATTctcatggcatggtggctcagtggttagcactgctgccgcacagcaccagggtcccagtttcgattccagactcaggtgactgtctgtgttgagtttgcatattctccctgtgtctgtgtgggtttcctccgggtgctctggtttcctcccacagtccaaagacgtgcaggtcaggtgaattggccatgctaaattacccatagtgttcagtgcattagtcagagggaaatgggtgtgtgtgggttactcttcggagggtcggtgtggacttgttgggccgaagggcatgtttccacactgtagggaatctaatcaaaattccATACATTTAAATTGCGATGAAATGTTTGGAATAATCTAACAGAAAGAGTAAGCaaggaagtaaaaacagaaattatggaTATACTCAGTTACTCAGGTATCCATTTTCGGTCTGAACGACAGATTTAACTTGATAACCTTTAGAgtaaaaattatgaagggaaattCAAAATATAGTGAGACATTAGGCTCATGATCTTTCCTTGCCTTTGATATTTTCTCTCATTCTTGTCACAACTTTAAGTTTTAAAAGGAGATTCTGATAGTGAGGCATCTTCTTTAATTTAGATTATGTAAAGCCTTTTGAGAAATGAATCATTTTTGTTTGGGTACTGCAAAATTAAGATGAAAAAGGCGAATGTTCAATCATAGTTGAATTCTAAAATATTAGATATGACCCTTCTCCATCTGCAATGAAAGCATTATATGTAGCATTATTCATTTCATGAAAG
The sequence above is drawn from the Chiloscyllium plagiosum isolate BGI_BamShark_2017 chromosome 5, ASM401019v2, whole genome shotgun sequence genome and encodes:
- the LOC122550322 gene encoding gap junction delta-2 protein, giving the protein MIVFRLLVVIGVGYPLYQDEQTKFTCDTMQPGCSNVCYDAFFPVSHCRFWFVQAIVLCLPVAFFILHVAHRMPMQNAKASSLQCLQNPAETSSIRKEPVRSASTTRKSQELNLHLMDIPDEAKAVNEDLRIRQRTLNFCEAYVLQLLLRTLLEAGFGVGQYYLFGFLVPNRFVCSSYPCANRVTCYPSRPTEKTLLVNFMFGATALSFLLNFVDLIYVIKQAVKQNKKNKLQMKHFYQAESYHDIPSEPRELPEHSVVQEHEMHVTERRESGASAGSEAKSCKSGQEEGTCVHSGVLSEDVALSNTNSNNTHLTVLMSSPASMREPPDRKLALFEKVQGTSSPAFSSCAARLPGQQGSRLRQHTLLKPTQAPPSNSQLIDEYRLVHMRVTDSQSNCSTGSRRKKSEWV